Part of the Paludisphaera borealis genome, CCTGAGCCTGCGAGTTGAGCGGACCTCCCAGACCGCGCTCGAGCTGGCCCACCGGCTCGAATCCCACGCCAAGGTCCGGCGCGTCTTCTATCTCGGGCTCGCGTCCCACCCCGACGCCGACCTCGCACGGCGGATCTTCGTGCGCGGCTTCGGAGCCATGATCACGTTCGACGTCGGCGGCCGCGACCAGGCCGACCGCCTGATCCGGTCGCTCCGCGAGATCCCCTTCGCCCCCAGCCTCGGCGACGTCCAGACGACCCTCAGCCACCCGTGCAGCACGAGCCACCGAGGGCAAGATCCGGCGGTCCTCGCACGGCTGGGGATCACGCCGGGACTCGTCCGCCTCTCCGTCGGCCTCGAAGACGTCAACGACCTCTGGGACGACCTCGGTCAAGCCCTTCACGCCCTCTGATCGAATCTAGAGCGGTTTGCGTATGTGTTGCACACGTAGGGGCGTCCCTTGTGGGCGCCCGATCGGCGTCGGCAACCGCGGCGGCCTTGGCGACTCGGGCGCCCACAAGGGGCGCCCTACAACTCTACTCGGGATCGCTCAGCAGTTCGCAGCGGAGCACGGTCGTCGCCTGGCCGATCAGCGCGACGCGCGATCCGCTCATGCGCACCTTGATCACGCCCCCCCGGGCCGAGACCTGATGAGCTGTCAGCTCGCTCCGGCCGAGCCGCGACGCCCAGAACGGCCCGGAACAGCAGTGGGCTGAGCCGCACACCGGGTCCTCGTCGACACCCACCCGAGGGGCGAAGAACCGCGAGACGAAATCGAACGCCGGATCGGCCGAGCGGCTGGTGGCGATCACCCCGCGCGCGAGGATTGCTTTCACCTTGCCAAAGTCGGGACGTAAACCGACCACGGCGGCCTCGTCGGGCAACTCGACCAGCAGATCGAACCGGTTGCGACCGGCGAAGAGTACAGGCCCGCCGATCGCCGAGGCGATCCGGTCGAGATCCTGGGGATCGACGATCACGGTCTCGATCGGCTCGGCCGGGAAATCGAGCTCGATCCAGTCGTCGCGCCGGCGGGCGGTCAGGAGGCCGCTCCGGGTCTCGAACTCGGCGATCGAGTCGGCGTCGAGATGACCTTCCCGCCAGAGGACGTGGGCCGCGGCAAGCGTCGCGTGGCCGCAGAGATCGACCTCGACCGCCGGCGTGAACCAGCGAAGCCGATACCGTGGACCGCCGTCGACCCGGTGGAGAAAGGCCGTTTCCGACAGGTTCATCTCGGAGGCGACGCGCTGCATCCAGCCGTCGGACGCCGGCGCGTCCAGGACGCAGACCGCCGCCGGATTGCCCGCGAACGGGCGATTCGTGAAAGAGTCGACCTGAATGATCGTGGTGCTCACGACGCGTGTCCTCCCATGCGGACGGATTCGCCGCGACGACTCAGCCGTTGGCCGGGAGGTCGCGGGTTGCGAAGACGAGGTAGGCCAGACCGATGCACGCCGCGCCGACGCCGCACAGCACGGCGACGTCGAAGGAGAAGAACTCGCGCGTCGTCACGGCGTCGACGGGGTTGTAAAGCTTGAAGATCGACGCTTGATCGACCCAAGGCCGCCAGCTCGCCTCCTTGAACACGGGGATGACCGCGACCACCCGAGCGATGAACCCGGCGAGCGTCAGCATCGAGCCGATCATCGTGGCGCGCCAGCGGACGTGATCAATCGCCGAGAAGAACAGCGTGTAGCCGTAGATCGGCAGCCCAAGCGCCGCGAGATTCAACGCCGGCCTCGACAAGACGCCGATCCCTGGCGGCGAACTCAGCACATTGTAATGGGTGGCGACGACGGCGCCCGCGGCCAAGGACAAGGCGATCAGCAGCAGCCCCACGAGCGACGTGACGA contains:
- a CDS encoding ABC transporter permease subunit, with protein sequence MNPFLTLVAKLFRDVRWSLLFSVASLFALGWLFVYVTSLNESKIRKDLAAPPGQNRRADMMREMGMTEESASVAIMMGSWNHPFIVLVIAIWAIGRGSSAVGAEIERGTLDLVLSRPISRTSYLTSQIVTSLVGLLLIALSLAAGAVVATHYNVLSSPPGIGVLSRPALNLAALGLPIYGYTLFFSAIDHVRWRATMIGSMLTLAGFIARVVAVIPVFKEASWRPWVDQASIFKLYNPVDAVTTREFFSFDVAVLCGVGAACIGLAYLVFATRDLPANG
- a CDS encoding PhzF family phenazine biosynthesis protein is translated as MSTTIIQVDSFTNRPFAGNPAAVCVLDAPASDGWMQRVASEMNLSETAFLHRVDGGPRYRLRWFTPAVEVDLCGHATLAAAHVLWREGHLDADSIAEFETRSGLLTARRRDDWIELDFPAEPIETVIVDPQDLDRIASAIGGPVLFAGRNRFDLLVELPDEAAVVGLRPDFGKVKAILARGVIATSRSADPAFDFVSRFFAPRVGVDEDPVCGSAHCCSGPFWASRLGRSELTAHQVSARGGVIKVRMSGSRVALIGQATTVLRCELLSDPE